catgtgctacgggtttTGCAGTTTGTGTAGTACAATCCAGATGATACATAGAaaatgtgcttgccatatccgttgcatatggtaaagagaatGTATTTCTCTTTTTTGTCAGCATAAGTTTCGCTATGGAAACCATTTTGACAAATATCTCTATAGCttagtagggtacgagttaaacTTGGGAAGCAATGAAGCATCCTGACGTTACTCGAGTACCCACggggatagtaaatatgactcgagttgagccaacaaatacctcatcgcaTCTAGCAATTTTAAAATATCTCATTTCTCTCAATGAGAGGGAAACATTGGACTTCCTTgagtatagagtttgtggtgcatatgcccacaaggcacatatcattttttatcggattgactcccgtagaaatctatatatagacatgaagattctcaacAAAATCAGTGTCggatatatagaatacatacaaatgaatttgtatcaaagtgctgatacaatatatagtgatatacaatatatgataACAACAATAATAATCATGTTCTTATTAGAACATCATAAATGGACCTAAATAAATAGGTTACTAAGGAGACTAAGAGACTAAATGTATAGTCTCCAAACATGTCGGTTGATGCATATTCAAGCATCAAGCTCTCCATGCTCATAGGGTCTTGTGACAGCTTGATGGTGTCAGGTTGAGGGTTTGAAGCGAGTTTCAAACCATTACCCCTGAGGTCCTTTGCGCCCCGGTGGCGTGGCTTGGATTGCACGTGCTGTCCCATGGGATGCGAGACTGATCTTAATGTCCATGACCCGCTTAAGTAAGTTGTGTCCATTGAGGGCAAGAGCCTCAAATTGTTAGCCATCGATTACTTCTAGGGGCAagccagagataattaatttacaagAAGTAAATTAAAAATCATCATGGTTTTGTAACAAGAATGCAAAAATTTGACTCAAGTGTATAACTTGAAAATGCTCAACCTCAATTGTTGGAACATAACACATTGAAGATCATACAGATCTCACAGTAATAGAGATAGTTTGCACATGGGCAGTGTTAGACTGTATATGTATACGTAGACTTGTGTATACGTGTTGTACTTGTACTTGTACCCTTTGgtacttatatataatgagatagccgcaTCCCCAAGGGTGTAGAGCAGTTGCCCCAATATCCTagttttacatggtatcagactaGGGTTCCCGTCTTCCGCTGCAccccttgcgccgccgccgccgatcgctGCCGCCGCCTAGCCCGATGGCCTACGcgcactccgccgccgcctcggcttcctcCCCTGCTGGCGCGCCCGTCGCTCCCTCGTCGCCCTTCCTCGCCTCCCCCCGCTCGCCACGGCTTGGCGGCAGCCGCCGCTACCCCCCGCCCTGCTCCTGCCCCAGCCGCCGATCACCACTGGTGGCGCCTCGCCCTCGACCTTCTCCTTCGCGCCGCCACCTTCTCGCGGCGCTGCACCGTCCGCCTACGGGGCGGCTCCCCAACCCTACGGAGCCCCTCCGCCCTACTATGGCGCTACCCCGACCTATGCTCCGTGGTACGGCGCCCCTGCACCAACCTACGGCGCCGCGCCACCGATGCCTTCTACCTGGCCGATGCCGCCGTCGTCACAGATGGCGCCGTCACCCTATGGCGCGGCCTACGGCGCCGCGCCCGCCGTGTCTTTGGTGGCCACGCCTGGTccgatcgatgccccttccggtccTAGCTACGAGGCGTCCTTGGCCCTCGCTCCCCATGATGTGCAGAACATGGGTCCCCATGCGGGTTATGCTCCGGCGCCATCGCTGTTCTACTTCTCGCATCTTCTTCCGGTGAAGCTTACACCGGACAACTACCTGTCCTGGCGGGCGCAGGTGCAACCTCTCCTACGGAGTCGCTACTTGGAGGGCTATGTTGATGGCTCTATCCCGTGTCCGCCGCCGTATCACCCGGCTCATCATGTGTGGGTGGCCCAAGACCAGGCGATACTTTCGGCCATCCAGTCCTCGCTGACTTCGAGCGTGTCGTGCTTGTCATCTTCGCCGCGACATCCCGGGAGGCTTGGTCTGCACTTCACAGCAGTTTTGCCTCGCAGTCTCAGGCGCGTGCTCACTCTATCCGCACTGAGTTGGGGGAGACCAAGCTTGGAGGCCTCACCATCACGGAGTACTTCAACAAGATGTCAGGACTTGcagacacgctggcctccattggccACCCCCTTGGAGATGAGGACTTCACCACTCATGTGCTCAATGGCCTCGATGATGACTATGACAATCTCATTGAGAACGTCCATGGGCGCGAGGCGCCTCTCCCGCCGCGGGAACTGTATGCGCGGCTCCTTGGTCGCGAACAACGCATCAAAGCGCGTCGATCTACTCCGAGTTTTGCCTCTGCTAACGCCGCAACCCATGGCAAATCGCAGAAGCCTTTGCTCCCTGCCAAGCCGGCGGGCACATCTCAGCCCTCACGGGGCGCCGCGCCGTCCATCACAGGAGGATCACGGCCGGTGGCTTGCTGCCCCAGTTGTGGGGCTCAGCAGGCGTGCCAGCTGTGTGGGATTGAGCGCCACGTGGCTTCTCGCTGTCATCGCCGCTACAAGCAAGATTTCCTTGGCCTCGGCAACAATGGCAAGGGGAATGAAAAACAGGCGGCCGCTGCGGTGGTGGGTCATGAGCACGGGCGTACTCCATCCTACTCGATTGATCCCTCGTGGTACATGGACACGGGAGCTACCAACCACTTCACCAACGACATGAGCAAGCTCTTGGTCCAGGAGCCATATCGCggtcatgatcaggtgcacaccgccaatggagcaggtatgcgcatctcccATGTTGGTCAGACATCCCTTCTTGCACACAATTCACGAAAACTGCATTTGTCTAACATCCTTCGTATTCCCACTGCTTCGCGTAGTTTGTTGTCTGCTCCACAACTTACTCGTGACAATAATGTCCTTGCTGAATTTcacccttttcgtttctttatcaaggattgggacacgagggccgttctgcttagcGGTCGTCTTCGCCGTGGCTTGTATGCACTTGACGCGCCAACCACACCTCCGATGCAGTTTTCTCCTCAGGTGttcagtggtgttcgtgtctcGCCTACACATTGGCACGCGCGACTTGGTCATCCTTCCGCTCCCATAGTCCGCCATGTGTTGCATCGTCATGAGCTACCAATTGTGTCAAATAAAActgctgaaactatttgtgatgcctgtcagcagggcaagagtcaccaactcccgttttcagagtctagtcgtgttgtgaaacatcctcttgagcttaTTTTTtccgatgtatggggtcatgcccaaacGTCTGTTAGTGGCcataattattatgtcagtttcattgatgcttacagTCGGTTTACCTGGCTCTATCTTATTACGaaaaaatctgatgtgtttgatgtgtttatccagtttcaagcacatgttgagcgtctcCTTCGCCAGAAAATTATTCATGTCCAAAGCAACTGGGGGGGTGGTGAATACCACAACCTAAACTCGTTCTTTAACAAGCTTGGGATTACACACCGTGTGTCTTGCCCCCATACGCATCAGCAGAATGGGACTGCCGAACATAAGCATCGTCACCTTGTAGAAACTGGCATCACTTTGTTAGCTCATGCCTCCGTACCTTTTaggttctggagtgatgctttctccactGCCTGTTTTTTGATCAATAGGCTTCCTTCACGACTACTGAATGTGAAAACCCCACTTGAACTCTTGCTCAATGAAATCCCAGACTACACCTTTCTCAAAGTCTTCGGGTGTGCCTGTTGGCCTCATTTGCGTCCATATAATAAACATAAGCTAGAGTTTCGGTTGAAAAAGTGCGTTTTTCTTGGGTAtagttcccttcacaaagggtacaaatgCCTACATGTTCCCACCAATCGCGTTTACATTTCTCGTGACGTTGTTTTTCATGAGAATGTGTTTCCCTTTCGTGCACTTCCGAATACCTCTATCACTCTTATGCCAGACGATTCTTCTACCACACCTatgcctgatcaatttgtggatgttgcatatGCTCCTGTGTTGCTCCCTAACCATGCTGCAGGTGTTGGCCGTGGCGCTCGTCTCGAGCTCCTTGAATAACAAGCACCGGCGCGTCCGGAGGACGATCGCGTGCATGGGGCATGCATATCGGGCGGCACACCGCAACCCGCAAGAGCTGCGCCCGCGGTTACCTCGCAGGCATCGCCCGACCCCGCTCCGCGAGCGTCGTCCTCACCCGCCTCGTGGGAGTCGCCTGAGCTGGCCTCGGAGGAGGTTGCTCCTGGGCCATCCACGCCAGGCTCGCCTGGGCCGGCTTCGGCTCCCGATGggccggccaccccaggctcgtcTGCTCCTTCGGCGCTCAGCAGCTCCAGCGTGGGCCTGGGCGACGTGGCCGTGTCGGGCGCCACACCGCCCGCCTCTCCGACGCCCAGTGGCTCCGGCGTGAGCCCTGGCGACTCGGGGTCGCTTCCTTCGTCGCCTGCATTATGCCCTGCGTCGCCACCACAACCTGTTGCTCCTCGACATCGCACGCGCAGTCAGACCGGTGTCTTTCAGCCTAAGATCCGGACCGATGGGACTGTTGCGTGGCTCGCCGCGTGCATGGCTCATGCTGCTGCGGATCCCACTGCTGAGCCTCGCCACTTTCAGGCTGCACTAGGCATTCCCCACTGGCGTGCCGTGATGGAACAGGAGTTTCAAGCATTGCTGAAGAATGACACCTGGCAGCTTGTTCCTCCAGTGTCTGGGGTCAATATCATTGACTCTAAGTGGGTGTTTAAAGTTAAACGGCATGCTGATGGCTCCATCGAGCGttacaaggcaaggttagtggctaagggcttcaaacagaggtatggtcttgactatgaagacacgttcagtccagttatcaagcctactaccattcgtCTGCTACTATCCCTTGCTGTTACTCGAGGATGGTTTCTCCGTCAGCTTGATGTGCATAACGCTTTTTTGCATGGAgttctggaggaggaggtttatatgcgtcagccacTAGGGTTTGTGGATCCTGCACGTCCTAATCATCTCTGTCGTCTTTTTAAGGCGCTCTATGGTCTTAAGCAGGCTCCCCGTGCCTGGCATGCACGTCTTGGTTCGGTTTTGCGAGCACTTGGGTTCATTCCTTCTACTGCTGACACATCACTGTTCCTTCTTCAACGCCCTGAGGTTACGATGTATTTactggtctatgttgatgatattattctcATCGGTTCCTCAGATGCTGCGGCAGACCGTCTTGTGGCTGcattgagtggtgattttgctGTTAAGGATCTCGGTGCTCTGCACTTCTTTCTTGGTCTGGAGGTGTCACGGTCTTCTGTTGGAGTCactcttactcagaagaagtacGCTCTGGATTTGTTGCGTCGTGCTGGTATGCTGCAGTGTAAACCTGTCGCTACTCCTATGTCTGCCACTGATCGGTTGTCTGCTTTTGATGGAGACCCTCTCTCCTCTGATGATGCCACTGAGTACCGCAGTCTTGTTGGAGGCCTGCAGTATCTTACTATCACCAGACCAGACGTCTCTTATGCAGTCAATCGTgtctgtcagtttcttcatgcgccCACAACATCCCATTGGTCAGCTGTGAAGCGCATTCTGCGATATATATGCCTCACTGCATCTCATGGTTTGCTTCTCCAGCGTGCGCCGTCTTATGAGatctcggccttctctgatgctgactgggctggtAGTCCTGATGACCGGCGATCCAGGGGGGGGGTATGCAGTGTTTCTTGGTCCCAACTTGATTGCCTGGAATGCTCGCAAGCAGGCTACGGTGTCTTGCAGCAGCACAGAAGCCGAGTACAAAGCAGTTGCTGATGCGACATCTGAGATCATTTGGGTTCAGTCCTTGCTGAGGGAGTTGCGAGTTCCTTCGGTTCACTCTCCAgtgctttggtgtgataacattggtgctacATACTTATCATCTAACCCGGTGTTTCATGCTCGAACAAAACATATTgaggttgactatcactttgttcgagagcgtgttgcacagaagctgCTTAGTATCAAGTTCAtatcatcaaaggatcaacttgctgacatcttcacgaagcctctttcacaaccacagtttgtaggctgcACACGCAATCTTAACTTAGTTTGTACTTCAGGccacagttaagattgagggagggtgttagactgtatatgtatacgtagacttgtgtatacgtgttgtacttgtacttgtaccctttggtacttatatataatgagatagccgcaCCCCAAGAGTGTCGAGCAGTTGCCCCAATATCCTAGTTTTACACGCAGTAGATCCAACTCATTACCTTGTGTTTTCCTAATATAATGAGGGAGATGTTATTGTCAAAAATTTACAAGTTTGTTGTGCGGGAGAAATCAATCTCGATCGTTGTGACATGTTCATGAAGAATGACAATGTGGTACACACATAGAACATATCATCTCCGGTGAAAAACCGGTAATTTATTTATACTGCAGATTGCGTAATATAGACGACACCATTACAGTTGCAGAGAACTGTTGCAATATTAATAGATTTCAAGAAGGTGGCTCGAAATCATTAGtgtgaatctcaaattgctaaGAATGATACCTTGAATTTTGCATATGTATTTGCAAGAAATTggaaatctcaattgcaaatagatGCATTGTTCTCGACATGTGTTTAACATGAAAATAGATACATCATAGAAATATTCCGGAATACCGCATACTCAACAAGAAACAGTACTAAAATATATGCACTGATTTAGCAGGTCTAAAACAGTAATAAAATCACTGCTAGAAGTGTTTTAAAACACTAATCTGCTAAAGAACTGAAAATCTAGTAAGCAATTAAGCAGGGGCTGGACGTGGCCCAGTAAGCATGCAAATGGGCCAGCAGCCATGGCTAAAAACCAGCCTGGTCAACTGGACGGATAAGGGAGAGAGCAACCAGGCGCAAACCCAGCCACGTCATTCTCAATCCCCATCCCGTGACCGACACAGGCGGAGACGCCCACGGCCGGTCGGCCGCTTCACCGGCGGCGAGATGAGCTCCCGCCGTGCTCGTGCTCGTCGGGAACCTCCAgaaggagggtgccgggcgcgatTCTGTTTGAAGCGCCGTTCGCGAGCCCGAGCGCCGCCGGACTCCAACGTGCCAGCGCGGTCGGAGGGGCTGCTCGATGGCTGGCTCGCCAGCGGGACGCCGAGCGCCAAGAGGCGGCGGCGAACCACCGGGCGCGGAGAAGACGAGGAGTGGCAGGGGAGCCGCGGCCCGTGGAGGACGGCATACGCGGGTATCCCGGCGGCACGAAGGCGAGCGCGACTGGTGGCGACCTCGACGACCGCGAGGGTCGGAGATAGCAGCGGCGCGGCCTTGTGCGCGTCGTCGTCAAGGACGACGATGTCGTTCCCCGAAGGCGGAACTGCTTCAACAGGGGCGACCGGGTCGACACCGCTGCGTAGCCGCGTCGTGGCGCGCGCCAGCCAACGCATCTGGGCGGCCTTTGCAGCGCTGCCCATAGCCGCCGCAAAGGACATGGCTGCGGGAAGTGCTGCCGCCGCTGCGAGGCGTGTCTCCGCGCGCCGGATGCCAGAAGCCACGGGCGCGAGCGCCCCGGTCTGTGAAGAGCGGCTGTACGCCGAGCGGTGGCAGGCGTGGTCGCGTGCACCGCATGCGTTGAAGCCGTGCAGGCAGACATTGCTGAGATGGACATGGTTGCCCAGGACAGTTCCGTTGTACTATTGCCATAAAAAAAGGGTAAGAACATTCAGAATTGACGAACCCACTGGTGCTTGCTATTCTTGACTGAGTCGTTCAATCTTTGATCAATGGATCTCAACTCCCCTGTTCTTTCTTCTTTTTGTTGTTCTTGGTGGCCTGGTTCCTCGTTTCTTCCCAGACCGAGAGACTCGCCGTTCCTGTCCCATGAACGCCTAGGGCTGGTGCGGGAGGTTGAGGCCGCGCGACCACACGCCGGTTGGAGACCTGTGCCGCTGTGCCGGACGTGTGAAGGATATTTCTTGTTCCGGCGATCGCCGGAATTGATCGACTCGCTCAATGGCGAGCGTGCTGATAAATCAAGAGACAAACGAGAGACAGCAAATGAACAGCAAATGAATCGAACAGTATTCCTTATTGATGGTTCAGTTAACACAATATATAGGTCCCGTAGGGACGCGATGATACAGAGGGACGCGAATAGCGTCGGTTAGCGAGATCAACGAAAGAGTCGTGCCGGTTGGTAACAGGCTGCAGTTGGCAAGGGGAGATTTCCTTCCAATTAAAACATTTGTTTAATTGTAACAAACACGACCAATGAAGCAAGAATAATGACAATACATAGGTCACACAATAAATGCAATTCCtagagagagaaaaaaggaaaggaagaaaccTTGATaagcagaagaaagaagaagaaaacttgatCAACAGAAGAGAGAATAAGTGACCTCCAGGACTGGGATCAGGTGACATGcggctcaaattcaaatttaaacattgcgaaaaaatctgaaaaaaatcatgcatgttcacagcacatactaagataacccctaaaaatttcgaaacatacatcgagaaacaaaaaagagaaatctgtCATGAATAGTTCCGGAACGGTTCTCTGTAGACTATTCACATCTgagtttcttttttttatttctcgatgtatgtttcgaattttgatctgaaatttttaggGGTTATCTTAGTATGTGCTGTGAACATAcatgatttttttcagattttttcgcaatgtttaaatttgaatttgagccgCATGTCACCGTGCATGTCACCGTAGCGCATGTCACCTGATCCCAGTCCTCCAagaacgtactccctccgttcctaaatgtaagtctttgtagagattttactacggactacatacggagcaaaatggatgaatctacacattaaaatgcatctatatacatccgtatgtgattcatagtgaaatctctacaaagacttatatttaggaacggaggttgTACAAAAGAAAAGAAGTCACCAGGCCACATGCATTGCACTAAATAGCCCATTCTTGTTAGGACCTGTGTGCATACCCAAACTTCTTAAGATTCTGTGTAGAGCAGAAATTTTGAAACGACCCAGAATAATGCagtaaggctggttgtaatgggagtatcatagctagtatcatgcatgctaaCTAGGCaactttgatgaggtggcatagaattaaatgaagtaagagagggttgagtatcatatcatgatactgta
Above is a window of Triticum aestivum cultivar Chinese Spring chromosome 6B, IWGSC CS RefSeq v2.1, whole genome shotgun sequence DNA encoding:
- the LOC123133905 gene encoding uncharacterized protein; this translates as MQMGQQPWLKTSLVNWTDKGESNQAQTQPRHSQSPSRDRHRRRRPRPVGRFTGGEMSSRRARARREPPEGGCRARFCLKRRSRARAPPDSNVPARSEGLLDGWLASGTPSAKRRRRTTGRGEDEEWQGSRGPWRTAYAGIPAARRRARLVATSTTARVGDSSGAALCASSSRTTMSFPEGGTASTGATGSTPLRSRVVARASQRIWAAFAALPIAAAKDMAAGSAAAAARRVSARRMPEATGASAPVCEERLYAERWQAWSRAPHALKPCRQTLLRWTWLPRTVPLYYCHKKRTERLAVPVP